From Oryza sativa Japonica Group chromosome 4, ASM3414082v1, one genomic window encodes:
- the LOC136356196 gene encoding uncharacterized protein, giving the protein MTQSVCVPSGRTVFSLGLVGASSSPAPPLIRGEITGDTPPPATVAATPLFHLRQPLPRLPCAGRRRHHLPRHCDVVHSPVLTFSLPKSRRNGVLAGIQYIPSPGRLLFLASAPVDVVVFPSGIAAARSSSASLPLHPNPSAVHHRRLRSFSSSTSRRSPGSSSRCAATVIVIAAACSTPSSSPCSCCRLPSSPPRRPRSSSSSSSRRSRSSWRSSLRRAILVRRPRSSSEPLQPRRRLRPRLRIVKRCAGRISPSSKDCRRSRPLAVRLRRSRPPPPRPFVVVVPSPRRVVACSFACVLRIASVVPEVPEAWFAVVAEGSEGRSL; this is encoded by the exons ATGACTCAATCCGTGTGTG TGCCGTCCGGCCGCACCGTCTTCTCTCTCGGCCTCGTAGGTGCAtcctcttccccggcgccgcctcTGATTCGTGGGGAAATCACCGGAGACACGCCCCCGCCGGCTACAGTGGCGGCAACACCACTGTTCCACCTCCGGCAGCCTCTGCCGCGtctcccgtgcgccggccgacgtcgccaccacctacCTCGGCACTGTGACGTTGTCCACTCCCCTGTCCTCACCTTCTCCTTGCCCAAATCTCGCCGGAACGGAGTCCTCGCCGGCATCCAGTACATCCCCTCACCCGGCCGGCTACTGTTCCTCGCTAGTGCACcggtcgacgtcgtcgtcttcccttccggcatcgcagcggcaaggtcgtcctcggcatcacttcccctccatccaaacccctccgcggtccatcatcgtcgtctccgttcgttctcgtcgtcgacgtcccgtcggtcgcccggctcgtcgtctcgctgcgccgccaccgtcatcgtcatcgcagcggcgtgttccacgccgtcctcatctccgtgcagctgctgccggctgccctcgtcgcctcctcgccggccccggtcgtcgtcatcgtcgtcctctcgtcgttcccggtcgtcgtggcgttcgtccctccgtcgagccattctcgtccgtcgtccgcgttcgtcaagcgagccgctgcagccccgtcgtcgtcttcgtcctcggctccgcatcgtcaagcgttgcgccggccgcatctcgccttcgtccaaggattgccgccgaagtcgtcccctcgccgttcgtctccgtcgttcccggccgcctccgccgcgcccgttcgtcgttgtcgttccctcgcctcgtcgcgtggtg gcttgtagctttgcttgtgtgcttcgcatagcttctgtcgttccggaggttcctgAAGCGTGGTTTGCAGTCgttgccgaaggttcggaaggccgttctctctga